In Juglans regia cultivar Chandler chromosome 13, Walnut 2.0, whole genome shotgun sequence, the following proteins share a genomic window:
- the LOC109003967 gene encoding protein PLANT CADMIUM RESISTANCE 2-like gives MASVPVPAHHGQPTSEVRWSTGLFDCCSDMHSCCLTFWCPCVAFGRISEIADKGSSSCGGNGLLYFLLQSLTGFGCLYSCIYRTKLRKLYMLEKSPCGDCCVHCWCEPCALCQEYRELQNQGFDVSAGWDGNSHKYNQGVAMAPVVEGGMKR, from the exons ATGGCCAGCGTTCCAGTGCCTGCCCACCATGGTCAACCGACAAGTGAAGTTCGTTGGTCAACTGGTCTTTTTGACTGCTGCTCTGACATGCATAGCT GTTGCTTGACATTTTGGTGTCCATGCGTTGCTTTCGGGCGGATCTCCGAAATTGCAGACAAAGGATCCTCCT CTTGCGGTGGAAATGGCTTGCTATATTTCCTCCTCCAGAGTTTAACAGGTTTTGGTTGTTTGTACTCGTGCATATACCGTACTAAACTTCGAAAACTCTATATGTTGGAGAAGAGCCCTTGTGGGGATTGTTGTGTTCATTGTTGGTGCGAGCCTTGTGCCTTGTGTCAAGAGTATCGTGAACTCCAAAACCAGGGCTTCGATGTGTCTGCCg GATGGGACGGGAACTCGCACAAGTACAATCAAGGAGTGGCAATGGCTCCAGTTGTGGAAGGAGGAATGAAGCGCTAG